The following are encoded in a window of Pseudomonas graminis genomic DNA:
- a CDS encoding Tc toxin subunit A, with protein MKKIVKNSAKSVSALDMLLGNTRQTKAGISALTQQFSSVLSLAQANIPRLMKQNPQMHITEARDIHARAQAMSVVIARQFREQRLTASVRQANRPPSGIKGLVDGPTYTDMFNPDWANHCPPDAIEATTSPVAYLADLYRFALELEASGDQSAIISLDARRPDLKNLLLDHTALNRVEPTIVLVNEILENSIRGYLDGISLEDKPVDDALLEARYPNALPFERYTSQINYALGRKNYTLGDAIRAADPDYPYFKEPGVHSLLSDIALIQDTGLGPVQQGLLLEAPYFPQDSAPAHPLSSSRGRIDPRTRLLRDGTDLGAPTTFYLDNFGVGGFTDLEDTQTFCLRTGLTTEELEALLSVGAFATTRSSNVTQGAGQAVDGSLSGSVYINAGALPPMGIETLPAQDGGPGPRHRLTGSSPDRFDRMNRMIRLSRWLELPFHEVDLLLVASLQAEQQASTVTRRVKAGDSNPYHITQNTLRSLGLFQIVRKRFGATAEDFAALLYGLGVYGRGKTASQFDRVFNGQALFEVPLILDDQPFSIIPENEAERQKINHLCAALGMTYEVFRYVAKVVRQTYAGQSLSWSREVVSAFYRLVKLPRYLDLNTVEALALLELLDGGGSHLVSKLAGVTQIATYYASPNTDTLSVLHALIDSSVWLKDNKWTVAQLCQLVLPPIAQPVAADAEYGLLQQIHSRLTAALITESSFAQVGAPAVSLTVARDERGKEVYDSAPIDWIFELNTYIDNGETQPGARGLVKILNLETEKTFEDALSSAVKTLLENRGLLVEELHPKITNMIMRARGAQEALLMEGLGDYLTISADLAKALLGWTDGTRYQLLREVLRVYGASGLARVEIGDEVLLVLEALAKRAVISSHLGLSPALISQLVENPQWFGLVNAGLSLQLVFHLTQYATNLRLSEQNEDTVLDYFRLINTLWGSATEGDKRLIRDSAAYKLAGFLRWGVREVLSVALHVQPQDGVIFTLREFDIAVRLSQLSRSTHLDANALLALHLLTPTTSVELYRAAAQLALSCVTELSQASLVEEVGQSLNSVIMVTPDYLVANRPSDAATYTITLLDAMDQPFAGVKVMWSTDLGELSPAQTTTDDAGRSSTTLQSGSTMGVANIVARFGLGETVTAPPVVIDCDEGTLHFIEGEWSSDTALSNFLESIQYAVTLIDDYENKGADRAVEWSTTLGLFQRPQTYTDANGVSVAELRSSAEGLASVAANYINGQRWDFQPVEFLSIPYFQYVKFSNTILVNEEVLIECRLVELNGASVGANVPISWSSDFDGLLDVSSVTDAEGIAVARFKATEPGKVVVTVAAEGSENKSSEATSIYPQIELVNGEASSEYYTVGSPDPIVFSVFLEVDGASPGRTPVKWTIDGAGEHITYSSAATGRADFSSTFALGEHRVKAAVGDAEVEFVVYASPWFTLEVELEGERDELAPDLLSVGIAYQLHVKALDGGGNPVEAYVMLESFGTAPELLDVTIPDRDVWMAIPLEGRSFLVGTGEIYLPYESVTKIGDLKLRLRSRGGGDWEAQYKKGVVLKYRTRRLYSGDGKNTVFIYYNPINTPASVTDMPVVFSWDVKCQVAVTAGSSLVLDDVPLISYRPVHELSGPVLKCEFGSVGGIIKMVAARAVGENGYVVLQACEIPFD; from the coding sequence ATGAAGAAGATCGTCAAGAATTCCGCCAAGTCCGTTTCGGCCCTGGATATGCTGCTGGGCAATACACGGCAGACCAAGGCTGGAATTTCTGCGCTGACCCAGCAGTTCAGTTCGGTTCTGAGCCTGGCCCAAGCCAATATTCCCCGCTTGATGAAGCAAAACCCGCAGATGCACATCACTGAAGCCCGCGATATCCATGCGCGTGCGCAGGCGATGTCTGTCGTGATTGCCCGACAGTTTCGTGAGCAACGCCTGACGGCCTCGGTGCGCCAGGCTAATCGACCGCCGTCCGGAATCAAAGGTTTGGTGGATGGCCCTACCTACACAGACATGTTCAACCCGGACTGGGCCAATCACTGTCCGCCGGATGCCATTGAAGCCACCACTTCACCCGTTGCCTATCTGGCGGATCTGTATCGGTTCGCGCTGGAGTTGGAGGCCTCCGGTGATCAGAGCGCAATCATCAGCCTCGACGCGCGGCGGCCTGATCTGAAGAACCTGCTGCTCGACCACACAGCGCTCAACCGCGTAGAGCCGACCATCGTGTTGGTCAACGAGATTCTTGAGAACTCGATCCGTGGTTATCTGGACGGCATCTCGCTTGAGGACAAGCCGGTCGACGATGCGCTACTGGAGGCGCGCTACCCCAATGCGCTGCCGTTCGAGCGCTACACCAGCCAGATCAACTACGCCCTCGGCCGCAAGAATTACACCCTGGGCGATGCCATACGGGCGGCGGACCCTGATTATCCGTACTTCAAGGAGCCCGGTGTGCATTCCTTGCTGTCGGACATCGCGCTGATTCAGGACACCGGGCTTGGTCCGGTGCAGCAGGGGTTGCTGCTCGAAGCACCGTATTTTCCTCAAGACAGTGCCCCGGCACATCCGCTGAGTTCAAGCCGAGGCCGCATCGATCCGCGCACCCGCCTGTTACGCGATGGAACAGACCTGGGCGCCCCCACAACGTTTTATCTGGACAACTTTGGTGTGGGCGGTTTTACCGATTTGGAGGACACCCAGACGTTTTGCCTTCGCACCGGGCTTACCACCGAGGAACTTGAAGCCTTATTGTCCGTCGGTGCGTTCGCAACGACCCGTTCATCCAACGTCACTCAGGGCGCGGGGCAGGCGGTGGATGGCAGCCTGTCCGGTTCGGTCTACATCAACGCTGGCGCATTGCCGCCGATGGGCATTGAAACGCTGCCAGCGCAGGACGGCGGTCCAGGACCAAGGCATCGCCTCACCGGCAGCTCGCCTGATCGATTTGATCGCATGAACCGGATGATCCGCTTATCGCGCTGGCTTGAGCTGCCATTTCATGAAGTGGACCTGCTGCTGGTGGCCTCGTTGCAAGCCGAGCAACAGGCATCCACTGTCACGCGCAGAGTCAAGGCAGGCGACTCGAACCCCTACCACATCACCCAGAACACACTGCGCTCGCTGGGCCTGTTTCAGATCGTGCGTAAACGCTTTGGCGCAACCGCCGAAGATTTTGCCGCGCTGCTGTACGGGCTGGGCGTGTATGGACGGGGCAAGACGGCGTCGCAATTCGATCGGGTGTTTAACGGCCAGGCGTTGTTTGAGGTGCCGCTGATTCTCGACGACCAGCCGTTTTCGATCATCCCCGAGAACGAGGCTGAGCGGCAGAAGATCAATCACTTGTGTGCGGCGCTGGGGATGACCTACGAGGTGTTTCGCTATGTCGCCAAGGTGGTGCGACAGACCTACGCCGGGCAGTCGTTGAGCTGGTCCCGCGAGGTGGTTTCAGCGTTTTATCGCCTGGTAAAACTGCCGCGTTATCTGGACCTCAATACTGTTGAAGCACTGGCGCTGCTGGAGTTGCTGGACGGCGGCGGCAGTCATCTGGTCTCCAAGCTGGCTGGCGTCACGCAGATCGCGACGTACTACGCTTCACCGAATACCGACACATTGAGCGTGCTGCATGCTCTGATCGATTCCAGCGTCTGGCTCAAGGACAATAAATGGACAGTCGCCCAGCTGTGCCAGCTGGTATTGCCCCCGATCGCCCAGCCCGTTGCCGCGGATGCCGAATACGGCCTGCTGCAGCAGATACATTCGCGCTTGACGGCGGCGCTGATCACTGAAAGCAGCTTCGCTCAGGTCGGGGCGCCGGCCGTATCACTGACCGTGGCACGTGACGAGCGGGGCAAGGAAGTTTATGACAGCGCGCCGATTGACTGGATTTTTGAGCTGAATACCTACATCGACAACGGGGAGACACAGCCGGGTGCCAGAGGTTTGGTCAAGATTCTCAATCTCGAGACCGAGAAGACGTTTGAAGATGCATTGAGTAGCGCTGTCAAGACCTTGCTGGAAAACCGAGGACTGCTCGTCGAAGAGCTTCATCCTAAAATCACCAACATGATCATGCGTGCTCGAGGGGCGCAGGAAGCGTTGCTCATGGAAGGTCTCGGCGATTATCTGACTATATCTGCAGATCTTGCGAAAGCGTTGTTGGGCTGGACGGACGGCACTCGTTATCAACTGCTGCGCGAAGTGCTCAGGGTTTACGGAGCGTCCGGTCTGGCGAGGGTGGAAATTGGTGACGAGGTGTTGCTGGTGCTCGAAGCGCTGGCAAAACGCGCGGTGATCTCCTCGCACCTGGGCTTGAGCCCAGCGTTGATCAGTCAACTGGTTGAAAATCCGCAGTGGTTTGGCTTGGTTAATGCCGGACTGTCATTGCAGTTGGTATTCCATCTCACTCAATACGCCACCAATTTGCGCCTCAGTGAGCAAAACGAAGACACGGTGCTGGATTATTTCCGACTGATCAATACGTTGTGGGGCTCGGCAACGGAAGGCGACAAGAGGCTGATCCGGGATAGCGCCGCCTACAAGCTGGCCGGCTTTCTGCGCTGGGGTGTACGTGAAGTGCTGTCGGTTGCCTTGCACGTCCAACCGCAAGACGGTGTCATCTTCACGTTGCGCGAGTTCGACATAGCTGTTCGGCTTTCCCAGCTCAGTCGAAGCACCCACCTTGACGCCAACGCATTGCTTGCGCTGCATCTACTAACGCCCACGACCTCTGTTGAGCTGTACCGCGCGGCGGCGCAGCTGGCGTTGAGTTGTGTCACCGAACTGTCGCAGGCCAGTTTAGTGGAAGAGGTCGGGCAAAGTCTTAACAGCGTGATTATGGTGACTCCGGATTATCTGGTTGCAAATCGTCCAAGTGACGCCGCGACTTATACGATCACGTTGCTGGATGCCATGGATCAGCCGTTTGCTGGGGTCAAAGTGATGTGGAGTACAGATTTAGGCGAGCTGAGCCCGGCACAAACAACTACCGATGACGCAGGCAGAAGTTCTACGACACTTCAGAGCGGGAGCACCATGGGCGTCGCCAATATTGTTGCACGGTTTGGTTTGGGAGAAACCGTGACAGCGCCGCCCGTAGTAATCGATTGCGATGAAGGCACTTTGCATTTCATAGAGGGTGAGTGGTCGTCTGATACAGCCTTGTCAAACTTTTTGGAAAGCATCCAATATGCGGTAACGTTAATTGATGATTATGAAAATAAAGGTGCTGATCGTGCTGTTGAATGGAGCACGACATTAGGTTTGTTTCAGCGTCCGCAGACTTATACAGATGCCAATGGTGTAAGTGTTGCTGAACTTCGCAGTAGCGCTGAAGGGCTTGCAAGCGTGGCGGCGAACTATATAAATGGCCAGAGGTGGGATTTTCAACCGGTCGAGTTTTTGAGTATTCCATATTTTCAGTACGTTAAATTTTCAAACACCATTCTCGTCAATGAGGAGGTGCTGATCGAATGCAGGTTGGTTGAGCTTAATGGTGCTTCTGTAGGCGCGAATGTGCCGATTTCGTGGTCGTCGGATTTCGACGGATTGCTAGACGTTTCATCAGTCACAGATGCAGAGGGTATTGCGGTAGCAAGATTCAAAGCAACTGAGCCGGGGAAAGTAGTGGTCACTGTAGCCGCCGAGGGGTCGGAAAATAAGTCGAGTGAAGCCACAAGCATTTACCCTCAGATAGAACTGGTCAATGGTGAAGCGTCCAGCGAGTATTACACGGTTGGAAGTCCTGATCCGATAGTGTTTTCAGTGTTTCTTGAAGTTGACGGTGCCAGCCCTGGCAGGACGCCCGTCAAGTGGACGATTGATGGCGCAGGGGAGCATATAACTTATTCAAGCGCTGCGACCGGCAGGGCAGATTTTAGCTCCACGTTTGCGTTAGGAGAGCACCGAGTGAAGGCTGCCGTCGGAGACGCAGAGGTCGAATTCGTCGTGTACGCAAGCCCCTGGTTTACTCTGGAAGTTGAGTTGGAAGGTGAAAGGGACGAATTGGCGCCAGACTTGCTAAGCGTAGGTATTGCATATCAGTTGCACGTCAAGGCGCTTGATGGTGGCGGCAATCCTGTCGAAGCTTACGTAATGCTGGAGTCCTTCGGCACAGCACCGGAGCTTTTGGATGTCACTATCCCAGATAGGGATGTCTGGATGGCCATACCGCTTGAAGGTAGAAGTTTTCTGGTGGGAACGGGCGAAATTTATCTCCCATATGAAAGTGTGACGAAAATTGGGGATTTAAAGCTCCGACTCCGTTCCAGGGGGGGAGGAGACTGGGAGGCGCAGTACAAAAAAGGAGTGGTCCTCAAGTATCGCACCCGTAGACTATATTCGGGAGACGGTAAAAACACAGTTTTCATATACTATAATCCGATAAATACACCGGCTAGCGTCACAGATATGCCCGTTGTTTTTAGCTGGGATGTAAAATGCCAAGTCGCTGTTACAGCGGGTTCGTCATTAGTTTTGGATGATGTGCCGTTAATATCCTATCGGCCTGTTCATGAACTCAGTGGCCCAGTGTTGAAATGTGAGTTCGGCAGTGTGGGAGGTATTATCAAAATGGTCGCGGCGCGAGCTGTTGGGGAAAATGGCTATGTTGTGCTTCAAGCGTGCGAAATACCGTTTGATTGA